From one Chryseobacterium sp. 3008163 genomic stretch:
- a CDS encoding homocysteine S-methyltransferase family protein, translating into MKNSEQLYKALQERILILDGAMGTMLQRYKFQEEDYRGERFKDWEHPVQGNNDLLSLTQPEAIEEVHRKYLEAGADILETNTFSGTTIAMADYHMEGLVYELNYESAKIAKKVCDEFTAKNPDKPRFVAGSIGPTNRTASLSPDVNDPGYRAITFEELRLAYKQQSEALLDGGSDILLVETIFDTLNAKAALFAIDEIQEERGIEIPIMVSGTITDASGRTLSGQTAEAFLISVSHLNLLSVGFNCALGANQLTPYLETLAHNSEFCVSAYPNAGLPNAFGQYDESPEQMASQIREYVEKGLINIIGGCCGTTPEHIKAIADLVEKYEPRKFNVTA; encoded by the coding sequence ATGAAAAACTCAGAACAACTATATAAAGCATTACAGGAACGTATTCTCATTCTCGACGGAGCGATGGGGACTATGCTTCAGCGATATAAATTTCAGGAAGAAGATTATCGTGGCGAGCGTTTTAAAGATTGGGAGCATCCCGTGCAAGGAAATAATGACCTTCTTTCGCTTACACAACCGGAAGCGATTGAAGAAGTTCACAGAAAATATCTCGAAGCAGGAGCTGATATTCTGGAAACCAATACGTTCTCAGGAACAACGATTGCAATGGCGGATTATCATATGGAAGGTTTGGTGTACGAACTTAATTATGAATCAGCGAAAATTGCGAAAAAAGTTTGTGATGAGTTCACCGCTAAAAATCCCGATAAACCGAGATTCGTTGCGGGTTCTATCGGACCAACAAACAGAACGGCAAGTTTAAGTCCGGATGTCAATGATCCTGGATACCGCGCGATTACTTTCGAAGAATTGAGATTGGCTTACAAACAGCAGTCAGAAGCTTTGTTGGATGGCGGTTCAGACATTCTTTTGGTTGAAACAATTTTCGATACGCTGAACGCAAAAGCAGCATTATTTGCGATTGACGAAATTCAGGAAGAAAGAGGAATTGAAATTCCAATCATGGTTTCAGGAACGATTACGGATGCGTCAGGAAGAACCTTGAGCGGACAAACTGCAGAGGCATTTTTAATTTCAGTTTCGCACTTGAATTTACTGAGTGTAGGATTCAACTGTGCTTTAGGAGCGAACCAGTTAACGCCATATTTAGAAACGTTGGCTCATAATTCCGAATTTTGTGTTTCAGCATATCCAAATGCAGGATTACCCAACGCATTTGGTCAATACGACGAATCGCCTGAGCAAATGGCAAGTCAGATCAGAGAATATGTAGAAAAAGGATTGATCAATATCATCGGCGGATGTTGCGGAACGACTCCTGAACACATCAAAGCAATAGCCGATTTGGTTGAAAAATACGAACCGAGAAAATTTAATGTAACAGCATAA
- a CDS encoding ACT domain-containing protein gives MNKTNANEIKFLKNRSIIKFEGADFLGEIGIDGRVFKALTLARISVGVISQQAVENGLSILVHEDDSEKAVNCLIDEFAAERKSGKVSQIYSINNVSVIGFVADDLNKILSELARNNVFPLLLNQNSSEKRINIVVTSSQDEKSKNIIESEIFKKPKTVHLAIIGHGNVGKTLIEQVLHSSEEIKRRKNIHLKVVAVANSRKIAFNKKGFDNTWSDEVFAAEKTSNVDELINFSKENQLENLIVVDNTASVDFVKNYQALAENGFDLVSSNKIFNTLPIEEYRKLRYTLNKNNKKYLYETNVGAGLPLIDTIKLLHLSGENITRIKGVFSGTLSYVFNNFSLRNDKFSTIVNEALEKGFTEPDPREDLSGNDVARKLLILARELDLINEFTDINIQNLVPEALLSVSKQEFLSRLEELDDEYDQIKNSQESNHVLRYVGDLHGDLQKEKGELDVKLISVPATSALGQLKGSDSIFEIYTESYGENPIVIMGAGAGAKVTARGVFGDILRLSEAK, from the coding sequence ATGAATAAGACTAATGCAAACGAAATAAAATTTTTAAAAAACAGATCAATCATCAAATTTGAAGGAGCAGACTTCTTAGGAGAAATCGGGATTGACGGTAGGGTTTTTAAAGCGCTTACTTTGGCGCGAATCAGTGTAGGAGTAATTTCTCAGCAAGCCGTTGAGAACGGACTTTCGATTCTTGTACACGAAGACGATTCTGAGAAAGCGGTTAATTGTCTGATTGACGAATTTGCTGCTGAAAGAAAATCGGGAAAGGTTTCACAAATTTATAGCATTAACAATGTTTCTGTCATTGGTTTTGTGGCAGATGATCTGAATAAAATACTTTCTGAGCTGGCGAGGAACAATGTTTTCCCGTTGCTTTTAAACCAAAATTCAAGCGAGAAGCGCATCAATATTGTTGTAACTTCTTCACAGGATGAGAAAAGTAAAAATATCATTGAATCGGAAATTTTCAAAAAACCAAAAACGGTTCACTTAGCAATCATTGGTCATGGAAATGTTGGAAAGACTTTAATTGAGCAGGTTTTACATTCTTCAGAAGAAATTAAAAGAAGAAAAAATATACACTTGAAAGTTGTGGCAGTTGCTAACTCCAGAAAAATTGCTTTTAATAAAAAAGGGTTTGATAATACATGGAGCGATGAGGTTTTTGCAGCCGAAAAAACTTCAAATGTTGACGAGTTAATTAATTTCTCAAAAGAAAACCAACTTGAAAATCTTATCGTTGTTGATAATACGGCGAGTGTTGATTTTGTGAAAAACTATCAGGCTTTGGCAGAAAATGGTTTTGATTTGGTTTCGTCAAATAAAATTTTCAACACACTTCCGATTGAAGAATATCGTAAACTAAGATATACGTTGAATAAAAACAATAAAAAATATCTTTACGAAACCAATGTAGGTGCAGGTTTACCTTTGATTGATACAATTAAACTTCTACACCTATCCGGTGAAAATATCACAAGGATTAAAGGCGTTTTCTCGGGAACATTGAGTTACGTGTTCAATAATTTTTCTTTAAGAAACGACAAGTTTTCAACAATCGTAAATGAAGCTTTAGAAAAAGGTTTCACTGAACCAGATCCAAGAGAAGATTTATCAGGAAATGATGTTGCAAGAAAACTATTGATTTTGGCGAGAGAATTAGATTTAATTAATGAATTTACGGACATCAATATTCAGAATTTGGTACCTGAAGCTTTGCTTTCGGTTTCAAAACAGGAATTTCTATCAAGATTAGAAGAGTTGGATGATGAGTACGATCAAATCAAGAACAGTCAGGAGTCGAATCATGTTCTAAGATACGTTGGTGATTTGCATGGAGATTTACAGAAAGAAAAAGGTGAACTAGATGTAAAACTAATTTCTGTGCCGGCAACTTCCGCTTTAGGACAGTTAAAAGGTTCAGATTCAATTTTTGAAATTTACACCGAAAGTTATGGTGAAAATCCGATCGTCATCATGGGAGCCGGGGCGGGAGCAAAAGTTACTGCGAGAGGAGTTTTTGGTGATATTTTACGACTGAGCGAAGCAAAATAA
- a CDS encoding MGH1-like glycoside hydrolase domain-containing protein has product MSVEKQRLKDKNWLNWGPYVSNRQWGNVREDYSPNGDAWRFANHNNAESYAYRWGEEGIAGISDTKQLFCFALSFWNKNDERIKERFFGLSNPQGNHGEDIKEIFYYLDNTPTHSYMKMVYKYPINKFPYEDLVAENGRRSKNEPEYEIIDTGIFDKDEYFDIFIEYCKGNIDDILVRVTVCNRSNQDAPIVVLPTAWYRNNWKWGYNEYQGQLEDSHEGCININHDSITLKKFYSKNRNAQRVFCDNETNNSKLYGSPEVENAYYKDGINDFVIHQKNTINPEKKGSKASFIIEENIKAGEYEVFEFRLSSNDLDNPFYDFESIFNARLSEANEFYEEIQQDVPNEDERNVQRQAFAGLLWNKQFYHYNVGKWLKGDPNHEAPRDFNHYVRNTEWEHLHNKDIISMPDKWEYPWYATWDLAFHCVPYAIIDGDFAKNQLLLLTKEWYMHPNGQMPAYEWNLSDVNPPVHAWSCFRVFKIDEKANGKPDLLFLEKVFQKLLLNFTWWVNRKDKNGKNIFGGGFLGLDNIGAFDRNMELKDGEHLEQADGTSWMAMYALNMMRIAMELAQYYQVYEDMAIKFFEHYLYIAEAMENMGEDKEGLWNEEDGFFYDVLQLGNGESVTLRLRSIVGLIPLFAVEIIDHHLLDKMPNFKARMDWVLKNKPELANLVSHWDEEGSGRKHLMSILRKTRLKKVLTRMLDEKEFLSSYGIRAMSKVYEENPFVFTVHGNKNVVYYTPAESDSRMFGGNSNWRGPIWFPINFLIVESLQRFHFYYGNSLKVDFPTGSGEQKNLDEVASNISNRLCSIFLKDESGQRAFNGGNYKFNYDPNFKDYITFFEYFHGDNGRGVGASHQTGWTATVAKLIKPRMI; this is encoded by the coding sequence ATGAGTGTTGAGAAGCAAAGACTAAAGGATAAAAACTGGTTGAATTGGGGACCTTACGTAAGCAACAGACAGTGGGGAAATGTACGCGAAGACTACAGCCCAAACGGTGATGCGTGGCGCTTTGCCAATCACAACAATGCCGAAAGTTATGCTTATCGCTGGGGCGAAGAGGGTATTGCCGGAATCTCAGATACCAAACAGCTTTTTTGTTTTGCGCTCTCATTTTGGAATAAGAATGACGAAAGAATAAAAGAACGATTTTTCGGACTGAGCAATCCTCAGGGAAATCATGGTGAAGACATCAAAGAAATTTTCTACTATTTAGATAACACACCCACTCATAGCTATATGAAAATGGTGTACAAATATCCCATCAATAAATTTCCTTACGAAGATTTAGTCGCTGAAAACGGAAGACGAAGCAAGAATGAACCCGAGTATGAAATCATAGACACCGGAATCTTCGATAAGGATGAATACTTTGATATTTTTATTGAATATTGCAAAGGGAATATTGATGACATTCTGGTACGAGTTACGGTTTGTAATCGAAGTAATCAAGATGCACCGATTGTCGTTTTACCGACTGCGTGGTACAGAAACAACTGGAAATGGGGTTATAATGAATATCAAGGACAGCTGGAAGATTCTCATGAAGGATGCATCAACATCAATCACGACAGCATTACTTTAAAAAAGTTTTATTCTAAAAACAGAAATGCCCAGCGGGTATTTTGTGATAATGAAACTAATAATTCAAAACTTTACGGAAGTCCGGAAGTTGAGAATGCCTATTATAAAGACGGAATCAACGATTTTGTAATTCATCAAAAAAACACAATTAATCCTGAAAAGAAGGGCTCCAAAGCATCATTTATTATAGAAGAAAACATAAAAGCTGGAGAGTATGAAGTTTTTGAATTCCGGTTGTCTTCAAATGATTTAGATAATCCATTTTATGATTTTGAAAGTATTTTTAATGCAAGACTTTCGGAAGCAAATGAATTTTACGAAGAAATTCAGCAGGATGTTCCGAACGAAGACGAAAGAAATGTGCAGCGACAAGCCTTTGCAGGACTTCTTTGGAATAAACAATTTTACCATTACAATGTAGGAAAGTGGCTGAAGGGTGACCCAAATCACGAAGCTCCGAGAGATTTTAATCATTATGTGAGAAATACCGAGTGGGAACATCTTCACAATAAAGACATCATCTCAATGCCCGATAAATGGGAATATCCTTGGTATGCGACTTGGGATTTAGCATTCCACTGTGTACCTTATGCAATCATTGATGGAGATTTTGCTAAAAACCAACTTCTTCTTTTGACTAAAGAATGGTACATGCATCCAAATGGACAAATGCCCGCTTACGAATGGAATTTGAGTGATGTAAATCCGCCCGTTCATGCGTGGTCTTGTTTCAGGGTATTTAAAATAGATGAAAAAGCAAATGGTAAACCCGACCTTTTATTTTTAGAAAAAGTTTTTCAAAAGCTTCTTCTGAATTTCACATGGTGGGTCAACCGAAAAGATAAAAACGGAAAGAATATTTTTGGCGGTGGATTCTTAGGTCTTGATAACATCGGTGCATTTGACCGTAACATGGAATTGAAAGATGGTGAACATCTTGAGCAGGCCGACGGAACGAGCTGGATGGCAATGTACGCGCTGAATATGATGCGTATCGCAATGGAATTGGCTCAATACTATCAGGTTTATGAAGATATGGCGATTAAATTCTTTGAACATTATCTGTACATTGCTGAGGCAATGGAAAATATGGGAGAAGACAAAGAAGGTCTTTGGAACGAAGAAGATGGTTTCTTTTATGATGTTCTTCAACTTGGAAATGGCGAAAGTGTTACACTAAGATTGAGAAGTATTGTAGGATTGATTCCATTGTTTGCGGTGGAAATTATTGACCATCATCTTTTGGATAAAATGCCGAATTTTAAAGCCAGAATGGATTGGGTTTTGAAAAATAAGCCAGAACTCGCCAATCTTGTTTCTCATTGGGACGAAGAAGGCAGCGGCAGAAAACATTTAATGAGCATCCTTCGTAAGACAAGACTTAAAAAAGTATTGACAAGAATGCTTGACGAAAAAGAATTTCTAAGTTCTTACGGAATCCGCGCGATGTCCAAAGTATATGAAGAAAATCCCTTCGTATTTACTGTTCATGGCAATAAGAATGTGGTTTATTACACTCCTGCAGAAAGTGACAGCAGAATGTTTGGTGGAAACAGCAACTGGAGAGGTCCTATTTGGTTTCCTATTAATTTTTTGATTGTAGAAAGTCTTCAGCGTTTTCATTTTTATTACGGAAACAGCCTGAAAGTTGACTTCCCGACCGGAAGCGGAGAGCAGAAAAATCTTGATGAAGTAGCTTCAAATATCAGCAACAGGCTTTGCTCAATTTTCCTAAAAGATGAAAGCGGACAAAGAGCTTTCAATGGAGGAAATTATAAATTTAATTATGATCCTAATTTTAAAGACTACATTACATTCTTTGAATATTTCCACGGAGATAATGGTCGCGGTGTAGGAGCATCACATCAAACAGGATGGACGGCTACAGTTGCAAAGTTGATAAAACCTAGAATGATATAA
- a CDS encoding alpha/beta fold hydrolase produces the protein MKTELQHINFLYQTNSQKEYHISLSYQLFGKDLFSAPIILINHALTGNSNVSGEKGWWKQLIGENQVIDTNKYTVLCFNIPGNGYDDFFIDEYSDFTPSDIANIFLQGLETLNIKNVYAIIGGSLGGGIGWEMLAKKPNLAEIFIPIACDSKTHDWLHAQCLVQQFLLNGNDEPLQKARIHAMLCYRTPQSLNERFQNKFNQEKRKLESEDWLNYHGKSLAERFSLKSYQLMNHLLMNINANDKDLGKIKARMHMISVDTDLFFPASEIRMCFKKLKTEKEDVFYHEIKSIHGHDAFLMEYEQLNYIIKNIL, from the coding sequence TTGAAAACAGAACTGCAACATATTAATTTTTTGTATCAAACCAATTCCCAAAAGGAATATCATATCTCATTAAGCTATCAGCTTTTTGGGAAAGACTTGTTTTCTGCACCCATTATTTTGATCAATCATGCTTTAACCGGAAACTCAAATGTATCCGGAGAAAAAGGTTGGTGGAAGCAGTTGATTGGTGAAAATCAGGTTATTGATACAAATAAATATACAGTTCTCTGTTTCAATATCCCCGGAAACGGATATGATGATTTTTTTATTGATGAATATTCAGATTTCACCCCTTCAGACATTGCTAATATATTTCTGCAAGGTCTTGAGACTTTAAATATTAAAAACGTATACGCCATTATCGGAGGTTCGCTCGGAGGTGGAATCGGTTGGGAAATGCTTGCTAAAAAGCCAAATCTGGCAGAAATTTTTATTCCTATTGCCTGCGATTCTAAAACTCATGATTGGTTGCACGCTCAATGTCTGGTTCAGCAATTTTTATTAAACGGAAATGATGAGCCACTTCAGAAAGCCAGAATTCATGCGATGTTGTGTTACAGAACACCTCAATCTTTAAATGAAAGATTTCAAAATAAATTTAATCAGGAAAAACGAAAGTTAGAATCTGAAGACTGGTTGAATTATCACGGTAAATCTCTTGCCGAAAGATTTAGTTTAAAATCTTATCAATTGATGAATCATTTACTCATGAACATTAATGCAAACGATAAAGATTTAGGTAAAATCAAAGCACGAATGCACATGATCTCTGTAGATACCGACTTATTTTTCCCGGCTTCTGAAATCCGAATGTGTTTTAAAAAGCTGAAAACTGAAAAAGAGGATGTCTTCTATCACGAGATCAAATCAATTCATGGGCACGACGCCTTTTTAATGGAATACGAACAATTAAATTATATCATAAAAAATATTTTGTAG
- a CDS encoding O-succinylhomoserine sulfhydrylase: MSQDKRTTENHQPSNNFETLAIRTQTERSQFDEHSTPLYLTSSFVFEDAEDMRASFAEEKSKNLYSRFSNPNVTEFTDKIVKMEGAEAGYAFATGMAAIYSTFATLLNAGDHIVSCQSVFGSTHTLFTKYFPKWNIETTYFKAEDSENVEKYIKPNTKILYLETPTNPAIEILDLEFFGKIAKKHNLIFIVDNCFATPYLQQPIKYRADIVVHSATKLIDGQGRVLGGVAVGKEDLIREIYLFARNTGPAMSPFNAWVLSKSLETLAIRVERHCENALKVAEFLENHPNVELVKYPFLKSHPSYEIAKKQMKLGGNVVAFEIKGGIEGGRKFLDKIKMCSLSANLGDTRTIVTHPASTTHSKLSDEERNEVGITAGLVRCSVGLENVDDIIADLKQALGVISS, translated from the coding sequence ATGAGCCAAGATAAACGAACAACTGAAAACCATCAACCATCAAACAATTTTGAAACTTTAGCCATAAGAACTCAAACCGAGAGATCTCAGTTTGATGAGCATTCTACACCTTTGTATCTTACTTCAAGCTTTGTTTTTGAAGATGCAGAAGATATGAGAGCGAGTTTTGCCGAAGAAAAATCAAAAAATCTGTACAGTCGATTTTCAAATCCTAATGTTACAGAATTTACGGATAAGATCGTGAAGATGGAAGGTGCAGAAGCAGGTTATGCTTTCGCGACAGGAATGGCTGCTATTTATTCAACTTTTGCAACTTTATTGAATGCAGGTGACCATATTGTAAGTTGTCAATCGGTTTTCGGGTCTACGCATACTTTGTTCACCAAATATTTTCCGAAATGGAATATTGAAACTACTTATTTCAAAGCTGAAGATTCTGAAAATGTAGAAAAGTATATCAAACCCAATACAAAAATCCTGTATCTCGAAACGCCGACCAATCCTGCGATAGAAATTTTAGACTTAGAATTTTTCGGTAAAATTGCCAAAAAACACAATCTGATTTTCATTGTAGACAACTGTTTTGCCACACCTTACCTTCAGCAACCAATCAAATATAGAGCAGATATTGTGGTGCATTCTGCGACGAAACTGATTGACGGACAAGGTAGAGTTTTGGGTGGAGTAGCGGTCGGAAAAGAAGATCTGATCAGAGAAATTTATCTTTTCGCAAGAAATACAGGTCCTGCAATGTCACCATTCAACGCTTGGGTTTTATCAAAAAGCTTGGAAACATTGGCCATCCGTGTAGAAAGACATTGCGAAAACGCTTTGAAGGTCGCCGAGTTTTTAGAAAATCATCCGAATGTTGAATTGGTAAAATACCCGTTTTTAAAATCCCATCCGAGCTATGAGATTGCCAAAAAACAAATGAAGCTAGGCGGAAATGTAGTTGCTTTCGAGATCAAAGGAGGCATTGAAGGAGGAAGAAAATTTTTAGATAAAATAAAAATGTGCTCACTGTCTGCGAATTTGGGTGATACCAGAACAATTGTGACGCATCCCGCATCTACAACGCACTCTAAGCTTTCTGATGAGGAGAGAAATGAGGTGGGTATTACTGCAGGATTAGTTCGTTGCTCGGTAGGTCTGGAAAATGTAGATGATATTATTGCAGATCTGAAGCAGGCGTTGGGGGTGATATCATCCTAA